The window ATAAACGGCCAATCACATATATATTAGATTAGTGGTTTAAAAGGCGTTTTCTGAACGAGCCCCGAGGCGTATCAGAAATGCACCGAGGCATATTGGCGGTGTGTAATTGATAATATAGGAGATTAGAAGACATTTGTCCTGTGAAAAATTACTTCCTGTACAGTTAGTTCTCTTACATAAAAAGAGCTTGAACTTTACTTCTGATTTTTTCCCGGTTGCTTCCTTTTCTATTTGGTTAATGGAGAGAGATAAGATCAGCTTATTCATCTAACTAATCTCATTCCTGCCAAAAATGAATAGATAAATTAACGAGTTCAAGGTTTACTAGTAACTCAAACTATTTCAATCTTCTTCATATTTCCCACTGAATCCAACTCTGTGCAGTAATTGTGTGAAAAGAGTGAGAGATTATTAGACTATGAAATTCAGAATAACACATCATCACATATATAAGAAACATACAATCCTGTTCAAAACGGGACGGTTTAATACTTAGTGAGTGCCTCGAGCTCATGTAAATATATCTAGGCACTTGGGCTCAATGTCAAATTCTCTTATATCTCCCCCAATCCCCAGTTTTTTCACTTTGTTAATGGACTGAAAAGTACTCAATGTACTCTAAAAAATGTAGTCTAAATACCAGCTTATGAAAAAGATAGTAAAAATGGATTATCTCATTCTACTGTAGAGAAACAAGCATTGATGACAAACTTTAAGGATGTTGTTTCCAATATTTTCTTGTTCTTTTTGGATTTGCTTAGCAAAAGTCACGAGGGAAGGAGAGCAAGCGTGTAACTCAATTAGTTGCAGTGTCATACTCTCTGCAAATCCTTGAGGAATCTCTTCTAAGCAACTGCAATTTCTGATAGTTACGCGCTCAAGGCATGGGAGAAATTCATCAGTACTGGCTCTCCAATAACGAAGACGCAAATTTTCAAGGAGCAAGAATTTCAATTCAGGAAATTCAGTTTCTATTACTTCCCACTCTTCATGTAGAAAGGCACCAGCTTTCAATTTGAGCACCTCGAGTTTGAGCAACTGGCCAATGATCCTCATAATTTCCCATTGTAGATAAGTGTGGCAAAGAGTTAACTGCTTGAGGTGTGGTGGGAAAGAACTCGGACATGGAAGCCTAAAAGGTGATTCAGTTGATGGAGATTCGGACGATGCAATACTCAGTGTTTTGAGTTCATGTAAAAACATAAGACTATCTAGGCATTTGGTGTCACCACAAAATTCCTCTTTTTTGCCAGTAATCCCCAATTTTTTCACCTTCGACAAAAGTAGGGCCAGGGACGCATCTCCGCCTGAAAGCGAGTTGCTGCCCTATGTAGAACCCAAAACTTCCGAAACTATATCTCTCGATGAGAGAGTTGGGCTGATAGAAAAAGGTCTGAAGGTCGTACATCGTCGTATTTCCGCTGCAGAAAACAATATATGTTCACTTGAGTCAGTTGCCCTTGATGAACTTGAAGAAGTCAAAGGGAACGTTCAGGAGCAAGACGACGGGCTAACCAACCTTGAACTCAAGCTCACTGAGGCTTTGTCTGCCTTACAGGCAGAAGTTGAAACTTTAAAACTGCGTCTAGAAGAGACAGCAGGAACCACTGGGCGAGGTCCCATCACTGTTCGGGAAACACGTATTGAGGCTCCTAAACCCAAAGAATTTCGGGCTGAAAGAAGCGCTCAAGACGTGGAAAACTTCTTGTGGCAGCTGGATGCTTATTTCGAACATCTAAGCATTACCAACGATGCTGCCAAAATCTGAACGGCAGCCATGTACTTATCAGAAACCGCCATACTTTGGTGGTGCAGAAAGAAGGCAGATATGAAAAAAGGAACGTGCTCCATTGACACTTGGAAGCAGTTCAAAGAGGAGCTAAAACGACAGTTTTATCCTCAAAATGTTGTACACGAGGCTCGCCGACAGTTGAGGGAGCTTAGGCAAACATCCTCCATCCTTGAGTACGTAAAGGATTTTACAAAACTCACCCTTCAGATCCCCAACTTGACCAGTGAGGATCTATTGTTCCATTTCTTGGATGGCTTGCAGAATTGGGCCAAACAAGAATTACATAGGCGATAGATCGACAACGTCGATGAGGCTATTATAGTAGCCGAATCATTGTCAGATTTCCGGACAGGAGCATTCAAGGGAAATAACAATCGGAGCCAAGCTGCTGCTGCTCCAAAGACGGACACCCACAGAGGCAAAGGCAAATTTGTTCCCCATCGGAACAACGATAACAGAGGCAACCGAAACCACTCTTCTAATTACCGCAAGGATTATGATGAGAAGAGGAAAGGAGGCGCACCTAAGGCTGCTCAGCGAGATGTTTGCTATCTTTGCGGAGACCCTTCTCATGCTGCTCGAAATTGCCCTACACTAAACAAGTTAGGAGCAATTGTTGCAGCCCACCAGCAGTAAGGACAAACTGCTGCACCTACTGATAAGCAACCAGATGAGCGAAGAGCACCAGCTGAGGGTACAGGACAAGGGAAGAACAAGGCCGTAGGCTTGTTCAATCAAATGGCCTTGATAAACCATATGACCATTGCTGCTGTTGCTGCCCAACCGCCTCGTGTGAGGCCCCGTGAATCTTTATTTGTCGATGCCAAGTTAAACGGCAAAGACGTACGCATCATGGTGGATACAGGTGCGACACATAATTTTGTGATAGAGGAACGAGCTAGGGAGCTTGGACTTGTCTTTATATCCAGCGACACGATAATGAAGACTGTCAATGCCCTTCCCACTACCGTTCATGGCTTTGCTCCTAACGTACACATTGCTTTAGGAGACTGGCAGGGATTGACGGACTTCACCGTTGCTCCCATGGATGTCTTTGACATCATTCTGGGATTGGACTTTTGGTATGAGGTCAACGCACTTATTGCACCACGTATCAACCAGCTTCACATAAGCGATCCCGAAGGTTCGTGTATTGTGCCCCTTGTTCGGGTACCACAAACTGGAATGCATCTGTCAGCGATGCAATTTGTGAAAGGTTTCAAGAAAGGGGAACCAACATTTCTTGCAACCTTGACGGGAATCGTTGAGCCTTCCCTTGAGGCAGTAGCATTGCCTCCCTGCATTGAGCAAGTCCTTGATGATAATAAGGACGTGATGCCGGAAGAACTTCCCAAACATTTGCCACCACGAAGGGAAGTTGATCATCAGATCGAGCTGGTTCCAGGGGCAAAGCCACCTGCCATGTCGCCTTATCGCATGGCGCCCCCAAAATTGGAGGAATTGAGGTAGAGGCTGGCCACATACGACCATCCAAGGCACCTTACGGAGCTCCTGTCTTATTTCATAAGAAGAAGGAGGGTACCATGCGcttatgtattgattatcgggcCCTTAACAAGGTCACTGTGAAGAATAAGTACCCTATCCCTCTCATTGCTGATTTATTTGACCGCTTGGGGCAGGACAAGGTGTTCACCAAGATGGATTTGAGGAAAGGTTACTACCAAGTGCGGATTGCCGATGGAGACGAGCCCAAGACAACTTGTGTTACACGGTATGGGGCTTTTGAATGGTTGGTAATTCCATTCGGTTTGACAAACGCTCCTGCAACCTTCTGCACTTTGATGAACAAACTATTCCATCCCTTCTTGGATCAGTTCGTTGTCATCTATTTAGATGATATTGTGGTTTACAGCAACAATATGGAAGACCATGCGGAACACCTTCGCAAGGTATTCAAGGTACTAAGGGAAAATTATCTGTGCGTTAAACGTGAAAAATGCAGCTTCGTACAGCCCGTAGTACAGTTCCTCGGGCATACAATCAGCCATAGGGAAATCCGAATGGATAGGGACAAGGTGGAAGCTATCCAGGATTGGGAAGCTCCTACAAAGGTACCGGAACTTCGGTCCTTTCTCGGCTTAGCCAACTATTATCGTAGATTCATCTTTGGTTACTCGGATATTGCATCCCCCCTCACTGACTTGCTGAAGAAGGACAGAGAGTGGGAATGGAGCGACATCTGCCAGAAGGCATTCGAGAAACTCAAGGCAGCAATCACCAAGGAACCCGTATTGGCACTGCCTGATTTCTcgaaagtttttgaagttcagACCGATGCGTCTGACTTTGCTATAGGAGGCGTACTGATGCAAGAGGGCCATCCTATAGCCTTTGAGAGTCGAAAGCTGAATGACGCTGAAAGGCGTTACACGGTCCAAGAGAAAGAAATGACTGTTGTAGTCCATTGCCTAAGGACTTGGCGTCATTACTTGTTGGGGGCACATTTTGTTGTCAAGACTGACAACGTAGCAACAAGCTACTTCCAAACACAGAAGAAGCTATCTGCCAAGCAGGCCCGTTGGCAAGATTTCTTGGCCGAATTCGACTACACCCTGGAATACAAACCGGGGAAAGCTAACGTAgttgccgatgctttgagtcgcaagACAGTACTAGCAACCATGGTTAGCTCATCAAGCAGTGGAATCATCAAGACCATCTTAGAGGGCATGCAACATGAACCCGTGGCAAAACAGCTTCTTGCCTTGGCTAGTCAAGGCAAAACTCAGAGATTTTGGAAAGAAGATGGTCTCTTGTACACCACTGGCAAAAGGGTTTACGTTCCCAAATGGGCAAATCTCCAGCGTACTCTGCTGAAAGAAGGTCATGACTTTGCCTAGGCAGGTCATCCAGGGCAAAAACGCACATTGGCCCTGATTGAGTCTTCTTATTATTGGCCTCGGATGCGGGACGACATCGAGGTATATGTACGCACTTGTCTAGTTTGTCAACAAGACAAGGTGGAATCCAAGCTTCCTGGGGGTTTACTTGGGCCGCTGCCAGTTGCGGCGAAGCCATGGGACAACATAACCATGGACTTCATCATGTGTTTGCCAAATTCGGAGGGATTCGGCACCATTATGGTGGTTGTCGATAGATTCACCAAGTATGCAACATTTTCGGCCACCACTGCCGGTTGCAAAGCTAAAGAGGCAGCACGTATATTCTTGAGGGACATCGTGAAATATTGGGGCGTGCCTAAGCACATCATAAGCGATCGAGACCCTCGTTTCACTGGCGCATTCTGGAAAAAATTGTTCAGCTTGTTGGGAACTCAACTGCACTTCTCAACAAGTTTCCATCCTCAAACAGATGGACAAACGGAAAGGATTAATGCCTTGCTTGAATGCTATCTGAGGCATTATGTCAGCGCCAATCAAAGAGACTGGGCTAAGCTACTGGACATAGGTCAATTCTCTTACAATTTGCAATGCAGCGAGGCGACTGGGAAGAGTCCCTTTGAGCTTGCAACTGGGCAACAACCCAACACTCCTCAATCATTGCCCGCCAACGTCGGATTGAAAAATCCGGGGGCTTTTCACATGGACAAGTTTTGGGAGGAACAAGCCGATCTAGCTAGGTCATATCTTGACAAGGCAGCccgcaaaatgaagaaatttgcGGACCGAAAGCGTCGTCCAGTCAACTATAGGATTGGAGACAGGGTCATGGTAAAATTAAATCCACGGCAGTTCCAATCACTGTGAGGCATACATCATAGTCTAATTCGCCGATATGAGGGCCCATTAGAAATTGTTTCCAAAGTGGGGATAATATCATATCGACTGGACATGCCGCGTCATCTGAAAATCTATCCAGTCTTCCATGCTAGCCAATTGAAACCATATTTCGAAGACatggaagacaaggatcgggcgCAGTCCAGTCGAAGCCAAATTTTTGCTACTCCGCCAACAACAGACAAGCAACTGAAAGCCATCATAGACCATCAGTTGGTCCGTGAAAAAGGATGGGGCAATTCAAGCGAATAGTTCCTTGTTCATTGGAAAGGAACTTCGCCAAAGGAGGCATCATGGGAGAAATTCGAAGATTTGTGGCAGTTCAGGGAACAAGTCCACAATTATCTTCAGTTGTATGGCACCGGGGTCGTCGCCATTTCAACTGGGGGAGCGTGCACCGCCCTGCCATCGCACCTATTAATTTTCAGCAATTTCAGCGATGGCGTGGCTTGTCCGAGCTCAAATCTCGGACTACCATCAGTGGAAAAACACGTAGGGCCACACAGAAATGATGAGATGCCTACTAAAAACACCTTTGGCACAAAGTCAGCAGACCAAGGGACAAGCAACCGAAAGTGGGAAGGCATCTTTGACCTTCTGGGCCATGGTTGACAGCAAAATCCACTAAGTCTGCCTTTCCAGCTTTCCATGCTGGAATGCACCAGGCTGCTGTAACAGCCTTACCAGCCCTGCCAACCACCCCTTTTGTATAGCCATTTTCGTTTCTATAAATAGGCTTTATACTCATTCTTTGTAAGCATCAGATATTGTATAATACAATAGAAAATTGGCACTTGCCTCCCAAATTCGAGTCTCTTTCTTTCATAGCTTTCTTGCTTGTTTCGTGTGATTGTCATCGCTTTAGCACGATTGTGCTATTTATTGTCTAAGGGCTGAAGCTAAGTAGCACTCAGGCTAACTTTG is drawn from Nicotiana tomentosiformis chromosome 12, ASM39032v3, whole genome shotgun sequence and contains these coding sequences:
- the LOC138902264 gene encoding uncharacterized protein, whose product is MKKGTCSIDTWKQFKEELKRQFYPQNVVHEARRQLRELRQTSSILEYVKDFTKLTLQIPNLTNFRTGAFKGNNNRSQAAAAPKTDTHRGKGKFVPHRNNDNRGNRNHSSNYRKDYDEKRKGGAPKAAQRDVCYLCGDPSHAARNCPTLNKLGAIVAAHQQ